GGACATGCTTCGCGGCTCTGGGTGTGTTGGGATTGCTGCTGCTGCGCCAGCGTGGCCCGTCCCGCGCGCCAACTCCTTCTTCCTGAGTTCAACCCACATGACCATGATGACCATGACCTACCGCCGCCTGGGCCGCAGCAACCTCCGGGTCTCCCGCCTGTGTCTGGGCACCATGATGTTCGGGGGGCAGACACCCGAAGCCGAGGCCGCCGACATCTTCGCCTCGGCGCATGCGCAAGGCGTCAACTTCATCGACACCGCCGACGTGTACCACAAGGGCGCTTCGGAAGAGGTGGTCGGCCGCCTGCTCAAAGGGCAGCGCGATGACTGGGTGTTGGCGAGCAAGGTGGGCAGTGGCTTCGGGCCGAGGCCGAACCAGAGCGGCCTCTCGCGCGCCTGGATCGTGCAGAGCGCCGAGAACAGCCTGCGCCGCCTGCAGACCGACCGCATCGACATCTACTACTTGCACCGCGATCCGCGCGACGCCAACCTGGAAGAAACCGTGGGCGCGCTCGGCGATCTGCTGCGGGCCGGCAAGATCCGTTACTTTGGTCTGTCCAACTTCCGTGGCTGGCGCATTGCCGAGGTGGTGCACCTGTGCCGAGCGCTTGGTGTGCCCTTGCCGGTCGTCTGCCAGCCCTACTACAACCTGCTCAACCGCGGGCCCGAGGTCGAGATCCTGCCGGCTTGTGCCCACTATGGTCTGGGCGTCGTGCCTTACAGCCCGGTGGCGCGCGGCGTGCTCACCGGCAAGTACCAGCCGGGCGAGAAACCGGCTGCCGACTCGCGTGCCGGTCGCGGTGATCAGCGCCTGATGGACACCGAATTCCGCGAGGAATCGATGCGCATCGCCAACGCGTTGGTGCGCCACGCCCAAGCGCGCGGGACGAAGGCGTCGCAGCTCGCGGTGGCCTGGGTGCTGGCCAATCCGCTGGTGAGTTCGGTGATCGCCGGACCGCGCACGTTGGCGCAGTGGGAAGACTATCTGCCGGCGCTGGACCTCACGATCAGCGCCGAGGACGAGGCGATGGTGGACGCCTGGGTGGCCCCGGGGCACCCGTCGACCCCGGGCTACAACGATCCGGCACACCCGTTCTTTGGGCGGCCTATAGATCCATCTCAGGGAAAGCCAGTTCCATAGTCCGGCCCGAACGTCAGCGCACGAACTGGTTGGTGTACAGGTCCTTCAAGGGTGTCTCCTTGGGCACGATGCCATTGCTCACGTAAAACTTCTGCAGTTCGCCCAGGCGCGCTTCGTCCATCAGGCCCGGCACCTTCTGCTTCGCGTACACGTACTGGTTGAAGAGTTCGAAGGATTTCTGCACGCTGGCTTCCTTGCCCTTGTGTGCCGGCACGTGGGCCACGTAAGCGGTGGTCGCGGCCTTGGGGTCGGCCATGATGTCCTTCATGCCCTTGAGGGTGGCGCGCACCAGTTTCTGGATGAGCTGCGGGTTCTTGGCGATGGTGTCGTCGGACGCGAGGATGGCCTGCGCCATGCTCTTGAAGTAGAGGTCGGCCGGCATGATGTCGACCTGCGCGCCCGCGTCCATCGCGCTCACCGTCCAGTCGGGCACCGTGGCCATGGCCGAGGCCTTCTTGGCGGCGAACTGCTGCCAGATGCCACCGGGTCCTGCGGCCTGGATGTTCACATCGTTCTTGGTCAGGCCGACCTTGCTGAGCATGCCGAGCAGGGCGTAATAGGTGGTGTCGGTGTAGGCCAGCACGGTCACGGTCTTGCCCTTGAGTTCGCGCGGGCTCTCGATCTTCTCGTCCTTGTGGCTCACGAGCTGGGTGAGCGAGCCGGCGCCGAGCACGGCCACGGCCTTGACCGGGATGCCCTGGGCACGCGCGATGATGGGCGTGTCGCCGATGGCGCCGCCGATGACGGCGTTGCCCGCGCCGACCTGTTTGGCCACGTCCACGCCGCCACGCGCGGTGACGAAGTTCACCTTCAGACCTTCCTGTTCGTAGTAGCCCTTGGCCTGCGCCACCATCCAGGGGCCGAAGGCGGGCAGTGTGGCGGGCGCGGGAAGCAGGTACGTGACTTCCTGCAACTGCGCGCGCGCCACAAGAGGCAGCAGGGTGCCGGCGGCCATGAGCAGGCCCAACACGGTGCGGCGCAGAGGGTGGGTGGATCGGATCATGCGAGGTTCCTTTTGGGCGTTGTGGAAGGGGATTTCGGGATAGGGGTGACGCGCGGCACTCAGGCGTTCGCACTCAGGCGCTCAAGCTCTTCATAGAAGCCGTCCACGTGGGCCTGCGCATGGGCGGGCATGGCCCGCATGGCTTCTGCGTGGCGGGCAGGGTCCTGCACCGCGCCGGCGCTGCCCACGCGGTGCGAAGCCTCCTGAACGAAACGGCACATCGGCGCACGGCGCTCGCCGAAGCGGCTCAGAGCTTCGGGGATGGGGGTGTCATCGGCCAGCAGGCGCGCCAGCTCCACCGCGTCCTGCACGGCCAGCGCGCCGCCCTGGCCCATGAACGGCGTGCAGGCGTGCGCCGCATCGCCGATGAGCACCACGCGTCCCTGGTGCCAGGGCAGCGGCATCACCACCTCCTCGACGGCTGTGTACAGCACCTCGGTGTCGGCCGACACTTCGTCGAGAAACCGGCGCACCGGCCCGCCGAACTCGGCGAAGCGCTCGCGCATGGTCTGGGGCCAGAGGGCCTTGTCGAACCAACTGCCTTCGGGCTCCGCGATGGTGCCGAAGATGTAGAGCCTGTCGTCGGCGATGGGCATGATGCCCAGCCGTTTGCCCACGCCCATCATCATGATCTTGTCCACCAGCTCGGGCGGGCGCCGGTGCACGCTGCGCCAGACGCCAAAGCCCGAGTACGTGGGCCGCACGTCGGGCCACAGCAAGGCGCGCACGCCCGAGCGGATGCCGTCCGCGCCCACCACCAGGTCGAAGGAGGCGGTGCTGCCGTCGGAGAGTTCGACACTCGCGCGTGCGTCCTCGTGCCGCAAGGCCTGCACGGTGACGCCCAGGCACACCGGCACGCCCAGGGCTTCGAGCTGGGTGGAAAGCACACGGTGCATCTCGGCCCGCTTCACGCCGAGGATCGCCGGCATGGGCGGCGTGCCCACGCTGGGGTAGACCACGTCCACGATGTGCCGGCCGTCGTGGTGCAGATAGACGTTGCGGCCCGATGGAATGGGAAAGCCCGCTTGCACCAGCGCTTGCATCGCGCCGATGTGGTGGAAGTGTTCCAGGCCGTTGCTGTAGACGAAGATGCCCGAGCTCTGGAACTGCGATTGCGGCTGCTTTTCGATGACGGTGACGCGCCAGCCGCCACTGCGGGCAAGCGCCAGGGCGGCAGAGCAACCGGCGATGCCGGCACCAACGATCAACACGTTCTTCATGGGGAGCAAGACCTGGCAACGATGACCCGGTGCATTCTTGGCCAGCGCCGGCCCGCGTTCAACCTTCGGGGCGCCGCATCTGGGTACCGATCGTCCGCGATTTGATGCACTGGCTCGGCGTGCTGCCCGACCACCGCTCGAAGGCGCGCGAGAACGCCTTCTCGGAGCCATAGCCGACGCTCTGGGCCACGCGCCACACGTCGTCTGCCCCTTTGAGGAACTGCTGCCGCGCAATGCCCATGCGCACCGAGGTGAGGTAGCGCAGCGGCGTGGTGCCCATGCGTTCGAGAAAGCGCTCGCTGAACACCGTGCGCGACTGGTGGCTCACGCGCGCCAGGCTGGCCAACGACCAGGGCAGCTCGGGGTGGGCGTGCATCTGCATCAGCGCCTTGCCGATGGCTTTGTCGCGCACGCCGTTGAGCCAGCCCTGGGCGTCGGCCGGGCCGCTGTGCAGGTGTTCGCGCAGCACGTGCACCAGCAGCAGGTCGGCCATGCGCGCGGTGGCCAGTTGCCAGCCGGGGCGCTGGGACAGGGTTTCGTCCACCAGCGCCTGCGTGGCCAGTGACAGGCTGCGCGTGGTGGCGATGTCGGCCGCGCGCAGCACGATCAGGGGCGGCAGCCAGGACAGCAGCGAGCCGCCCTGGTGCTGCGGCATCCACAGGTGCAGCGAGAAGAGTTCGGTGGCCTCACCGCCTGGAGCCCCGTGTTCGAAGGTGAGCGGGTGGTCGCCGTGCGCGCCGCGCATGTGCTGTTGCAGCAAGGTGCGAAAGGGCACGGTGTCCAGGCCGGGGGAGGAGGCGACCACGTGCGGGCCGCCCTGGGGCAGCATCACGATGTCGCCCGGCTGCACGTGCACTGCCGCCTGGCCGTCCACCTGGATCCAGTACGGCGTGCCGGTGCACACGCGCACCAGCAGGCCTTCCACGCCCTCGGAACGCAAGGCCCACGGTGCCGTGAGCGAAAAGCGCGCCGTCACTGCGCGATCGGTGCGCAGCGTGCCGAGCACCAGGCTGATCAGGTCGGCGGACGGAGACTCCATGGCACGGCCGTGTGGGTGCGAAGGCGCCGCAGGCGTGGGCTCAGGCCACCTGCGCCTCTTGCAACTGCGCCTGCAAGGCCGCCACCTGCTGGCGCAGCGCGGTGTTCTCGGCCTGCAGTGCCGACACCTGGGTGCGCAGCGTGCTGAGTTCGTCGGGCGCCGCGGTGGCCGCGCCGTGCGCCGTGTCTTCGGCCGACTCGGCCGGTGGCTTCTTGCGCGCATCGCGCACGCGCTTGGCCGCGAGCTTGAGCTCTTCCTTGCCCGCGAGCGCCGCGGCTTTCTGCTCCTCTTCGGGCAGGCTGGCAACAGCGGCGGCCGCGTTGAGCGAAATCGCGCCGGCCTTCAAGGCTTCGACCACCTCGGGCATGGCCTGTTTCTGGATCTTCTCGATCATCACCACCTGGCTGCTGCTCAGGCGCGCGGCCTTGGCGATGTCCTCGCGGCTGTTCAAGGGCCGGGCTTCGGGCACGGGCGGGGCGGCGGACCCGGTGGCGTCCTGCGGTGGCAGCGCGTCCGCTTCGGGCGGCAGATCGCCGGGTGCCGGCGTGGACGCGAGCAGTCGCGCGCGCCGCTCGGCGATGATCTCGCGCTTGCGCAGGGCGAGCACCCCGCGCTGGAAGTCCGACACGCTGCGCCGGCCCAGGTGCTGGTCGATCATCCACAGGTGCACGTCTTCGAGGGACTGGAAACGCGGGTTCTGGACGGTCTCGAAGGGCAGGCCGTGCTTCTGGCAGATGCCGTAGCGGTTGTGCCCGTCCACCAGCACGTCGCCCCACAGCACCAGCGCGTCGCGGCAGCCTTCGCTGAGCAGGCTGCGCTCCAGGGCGTCGTGCTCGTCCTGGGTGAGGGGGTCGATATAGGCTTTGAGTTCCGGGTTGACGGTGATCTGCATGAGACGGGCTTGCGGTACGGATGAGGCTTGGGGCGCGAATTGTAGATGGCCGATCCTGGGTTGGTCCGGTCCGGCCAGCGTGCTCAGGACTCCAGCAACGAAGCTCGCAGTTGCGCCTGCTCACGGGGGCCCAGGCCCATCGGGCCTTGCAGGTAGCGCTCCAGGCTCCCGAAGTCCTGTTCGATGGCATCGAACGCCGCTTCCAGAAACGCGGGCCGCACGCTCCAGAGCACGTCCATGACATGCGCCGGCCCACGGGCCTGCACCAACGGGCTTCGTTGGTAGAACTGGTTGGTGAGCAGGTAGTCCTGCACGATGTCTTCGCGCGCCACACCCAACGCGCCCAGCAGCAAAGCGGCGCCGAAGCCGGTGCGGTCCTTGCCGGCGGTGCAATGAAAGACCACGGGTGTGGGGTGCTCGACGAAATGGCGGAAGAAGCGGGCGTACACCGGCGCACCCTCGCGCACGAAGCCGCGGTAGGTGTCGCACATCAGCGCCACGGCCTGGGCCTCCGTCGGCACGGTACCCTCATCCACCAGTGCCAGCACGCGTTGCACCACGGTGGGCTCGATCGACAGCGGCAGCGAGACGATGCCGGCGATTTCGCAGGGCAGGGCGGCGCACTCCGCGGTGCCGCGAAAGTCGATGCGGTGCGTGAGGCCCAGGCCTTGCAGTGTCTGCAGATCGGTCGCGGTAAGGCCTGCGAGGTGGTCGGAGCGGTAGACGCGGCCGCGGCGCACGCGCCTGCCATCGGCGCCGACGTGGCCTCCAAGGTCGCGGAAGTTGGAGGCGCTGGGCAGCAGGCGGTGCGGTGCGGAGTGGGATGCGGGTGTCATGGCGGCCATTGTCGGTGCCTTGCATGACACACGCTGTCACTCGCGAGCAGGCCCGCGCCCTTCGATGCCTGCCCTTGGTCTCAAGGCTTCTTGCCGTTGGCTGGCGCAGGTGCCGCCGCGGGGGCCGGGGTGAGGCAGGGGTCGGCGCCATCGTCCTTCTTGCCGAGTTCCACCAGCGGTACGACGGCCGCGGCCGGCCCGGCCGCCGCGCCCAAGGCGACCGCGCCCAAGGCCCGAGCGACCAGGCCGCGCGCCTCGATGCCCACGTCCGGCTTGCCCAGGGTGCCGGCCACGTTGATGGGCGTGCGCAGCGACAGGGGCGACCAGTCCTTAGGTTGCGTGACCACGCGCAAGGCCATGGACTCGTCCTTCAGATTGACCTGGCCGCTGGCGCGCACCGTGCTGTCGCGGTTGTCGAGCACCGCGATCCGCGGCGTCACCAGGCCGTCGTTCGCCACCAGATCGAAGCGCGCGCAGCGCAAGGGCAGCGGGTTGTCGCCACGGATGAACACGCCCAGCGCCTGCGCCAGATCCAGCCCCAGGGCTTCGGTGACCAGGTGGGAGATCGTGCCGTCGCGCAGCGTGATGTCGACCGGCCCGTCCAGCGAACCCAGGATCTGCGCGGTGGAGTTGCCGGCGCCGCGCACGTCGAACTTGCCCGACACGACGCCAGTCACGTAGGCCTGCACCGCCTGCTCGCCTCCCTGGCGTGCCTGCTCGCGTTCCTTCTTCAGGGCTTTGGGCGCGGTGGCCGCGGGCGCGGCGCCTGGCGCGCCGTCGGGCCGCAGGCCGCGCAACCAACCGGCGATGTCCACGCCCGTGACATTCAAGCGCGCTTGCCACTTCGCGGGTTGGGCGTTCGCATCGAGCTGCGTCATGCCCTCGAAACGGCCGCCGGCCACGGTGGTTCGCAGATCCTCCAGGCGCAACACACCCGCCTGCAGCAGCACGCGCATTTTCAGGTCTTGCAAAGGGGCCATCGCGGTGGTGCCGAAATCGACCTGGTCCACGTCGACCTTCACGTCGGCATCCATCACCTTCAGCGAAGGCAGGTCGAAGCGCCGCTGAGGCAGGACGCGCCCATCGTCGGCCGAGGAAGACGCGGGCTTCGCTTGGGGGGCATCGCCACCCACGGCCGGCCCCAGATCGGCAAACGCCAACTTGGGGCCGCTCAGGGTGCCGCTCAGGCGCCGGGGCGTGGCCCGCTGGTGAAAACTCAGATCGCCCGCGAGGCGGCTGGTGCCGATGTTGGCGCGCGAGGCCTGCAGCCGCCACACGCCGCTGTCCTGGGAGAGGCGACCGCGCAAATGGAACGGCGGCGTTTGCGGCAAGGTGATGCCCAACGGTTCGCCCACCGCGGCCAGCGAAGGACCGCGAAACGACAGCGCACCGTCCAGCCGCGGCGTGCCGAGCAAGGCTGCGGCCTGGCCGTCGAACAGGAGGTTCGACGATGCCACGGAACCTTCCACGCGCACCGGCACCCAGGGCGCATCCGGCGCGGTCTCGGGGTCGTGCAGCAGGGGCAGGGCACCGCCGGTGCGCGCCTGCAGTTGCATCTTCAAGGCCTGGTAGCGGCCGGTGAACGAGGCGTCGTAGCCCGCGTCCGCACTGCCCACGGCATCGCCTTCCCGGCCGCGCACGCGGATGTCGAGGTCGATGTCCTGTACCGCATCCTTCCAGTCGATCTGGCCCTGGCCGACCACCAGCGAGCCAAAACGCGGTATGCCGCCCAGGCCTTGTTCGTCTTCGCGGGGTGTCTGGTCGGGCGCGCCGAGCTGCCAGTTCGCGTGGCCGTCGGGCGTGCGTTGAAGGTGCGCATCCAGCGTATCGGCCTGCAGCGTCTGCACGCGCAGCGGCGCACCGCTGCGTTGCCAGCGCCAGATGTCGTTCCAACCCCAGGCCAGCGAAACGCCACGCGCATCCAGCAGGTGGGGCACGTCGAAGCGCGGGTCGGATGCGATGCGCAGGTGTTCGACTTCCAGGCGAGGGCGCCAGAGCAGGTGCACGCGCACACGGCCATCGAGTTCAACCGGCACCGCCGCACCTCGCGAGGCCGCGTTCTGCATCGGCTGGCGCAGGAAAGGCCAGCCGCTCAGTTCTCCCGCCACGATGCCCGCCACCAGCAACCCGAACATACCCACGGCGATGCGAATTGGGGCGCGCGCGCGCGTGCTCATAGGCCAAGCGCCTTTTGCGGTGTAGGACTGCGCCGTGTGTCACGGCTATGGGAGAGACCGTGTGCCATGTGAATGGGAGTGCCAGCAGAAACGAGGGTTCCATGCTCGCTGTATCGGCGTGTGTCGTCTGTGCGAGGCCACACCTTGGTCGCCTGTGGCGCTCGATAGAATCGCCGATCCGAGGCTGAATGGGTACTTCCATGAGCGATGCTCCCGAGGCCGGCTGGCACACCGAAGACACACACCGGGTGCTGCGGCTCAGCGGCGAATGGCGCGCACACCGCGCGCCTTTGCCCGAACCCGATGCGTACGACCCCACCACCCCGGTGCGCGTGGACGCCACCGGCCTGCGCTCGTGGGATGCACCACTGGCTGCTGCGCTGTGGCAGCAACTCGAGCCTCTGGCGCGCGAGCAGACCGAGGTGGATCTGACCAGCTTGCCCAAGGGCCTGCAGGAGATTCTGGCCCTCGCGCTCGACGGAGCACCTTCGACCGTCACCGCCGACGCCAAGCGCCCGAGACGGCTCGCCGCCGTGGGTGCGCGGGCCTCGGCGGCGTGGGCGCTGCGGCGCAAGACCTTGGGTTTCGTGGGCGAGGTGCTGTTGTCCATCGGCCGCTGGCTGCGGGGCCGCAGCGACATGCGCGTCAGCGACCTGATGTGGCAGATCGACCAGACCGGGCCGCGCAGCCTGCCGATCGTGGCGCTGGTGTGTTTTCTGGTCGGCCTGATCGTGGCCTACATGGGCGCCACCCAGTTGCAGCGGTTTGGCGCGCAGACCTACATCGCCGATCTGGTCACCATCGGGGTGGTGCGCGAAGTCGCGGCCCTGCTCGTGGGCATCGTGCTCGCGGGCCGGGTGGGTGCGGCCTTCGCGGCGCAGATCGGCAGCATGCGCGCCAACGAGGAGGTGGACGCTCTGACCACCATGGGGGTGAACCCGATCGACTTTCTCGTGCTGCCGCGGGTGCTCGCGCTCCTGATCGTCGGACCGATGCTCACCGCGTTCGGTGCCGTGGTCGGCATGCTGGTGGGATGGCTGGTGGCCGTGGGAATTTTCGGCGTGACGCCGCTGGAATACGTGTACGCCAGCTTCGAAGCGATGACCCTGCCGCATGTGCTGGTGGGCTTGTTCAAGGGCACGGTGTATGCCGTGTTGGTCGCACTCGCGGGATGTCTGCAGGGCATGTCGGCGGGGCGCAGCGCGCAGGCCGTGGGCGATGCCACCACCGCATCGGTGGTACAAGCGATCGTCTGGATCGTCGTGGCGGCGTCCATGCTCACGGTGGTCTTTCAACGTCTGGACATTTAGGAAGCCGATGCAAGAGGCCATGCACGAACGCGAGGATGCATCCGAGACGGCGCCGACCGCGTCCAGCGCCCAGGCGCCGCTGGTGCGTGTGCTAGGTCTCACCATGGCCTTCGGCGCGAACGTGGTTCAGCGCGACCTGAACTTCGAGATTCAACGCGGCGAAGTGCTGGCCATTGCCGGCGGCAGCGGCTGTGGCAAGAGCACGCTGCTGCGCCACCTCATCGGCCTGCAGACGCCCGCGAAAGGCCAGGTGCTGATCGGAGACCACGATCTCTACGCTGCCGACGAAGACGAGAAGGCTGCCTTGCTGCGCAACTTCGGCGTGATGTTCCAGGCCGGCGCACTGTGGAGCAGCATGACGGTGGGCGAGAACGTGATGTTGCCGCTGCAGATGATGACCGACATGGACGAAGCCCAGCGCGAGCAGGCCGCTCGCTTCAAGCTGGCGCTGGTGGGGCTGGCGCGCAGCTTCGACGTCGAGCCGGCCGCCTTGAGCGGCGGCATGCGCAAGCGCGCTGCGATCGCGCGGGCGCTCGCGCTGGATCCACCGCTGCTGTTTCTGGACGAACCCTCCGCCGGGCTGGACCCTCTGACCTCGGCACACCTGGACGAACTCATCATGCATTTGCGCGACGACCTGGGCACCACCGTGGTGATCGTGAGCCACGAACTGGAGAGCATCTTCGCGCTGGCCGATCGCCTGCTGTTCCTGGATGCCAAAAGCAAGACCATGACGGCGCTGGGCCCACCCAGGGAACTGCGCCGCAGCGGTCCCGAAGAGGTCCAGCACTTTCTGCGGCGCGGCGCGCCCGCCCCCCAACGCGAGGAGACGGCATGAAACGCAAGGCCAATCCCACCCTCATCGGCACTTTCGTGGTGGCCGCCATCGCCCTGATCGCGGTGGCGATCATCGCGCTGGCCGGCAGCAACTACTTCACGCGCACCGAGCGCACCGTGATGTATTTCAGTGGCTCGGTGTACGGTTTGCAGGTCGGCGCACCGGTCGTCTTTCGCGGCGTGCGCGTGGGCAGCGTGGAGTCGGTCGAGGTGTCGTACGACCAGGGCTCCGATACCTTTTCCATTCCGGTGATCGCCGCACTCGATGCCGATGCGCTGCGCGGCCTGGATGGCAAGCGTCCCGACGCGGAACCCGGCCCGGCGCTGCCTGCGTTGATCGAGCGCGGCCTGAGCGCGCAACTGTCCACGCAGAGCCTGCTCACCGGCCTGTTGTACGTCGACCTCGACCTGCGCCCCCAGCGCGCGAGCAAGAGGCGTGGCAGCGCGATGCACGACGAGACCGAGATCCCGACCACGCCCACGGCCATCCAGGCGTTCCGCGACCAGCTCGAAGGCATCGACCTGCGCAAGATCACCGACGACATCTCGGCCATTGCCGCGTCGGCGCGCGCGCTGCTCTCCGGCCCGCAGCTCAAGCAGGCGCTGAACGACATGGCGCAGATCACGGCCACGGTCAAGCGCGTGTCCGAGCGCCTGGACAAACGCCTGGACCCCTTGGCCGACGAGTTGCAGCGCTCGCTCGTCTCCACGCGCACCGCCATGGACGGCATGAACAAGGCGGCCACGTCGGTCAACCAGACCGCCGTGGGCCTGGGCCGCACCTCGGACCAGGTCGCTGAGATCCTGGCGCCAGACGCGCCGCTGGTGCAGAACCTGCAGCGCGCGGCCAACGAGGTGAGCCGCACGGCAGGTGCGTTGCGCGAGGCCACGTCCGGCGATTCGAACCTCATGGTGGGCGCCGACCGCGCGCTGGACGACCTTTCGCGCGCCGCGCGCGCGCTGCGCGACCTGGCCGAAGCGCTGGAACAACAACCCGATTCGCTCCTGCGGGGCAGAAAGGTGGACGAATGAATCGCCGCAATACCCTGATCGGCCTGGGGCTGGCCCCACTGGTGCTGGCGGGCTGTGCCCACGATGCCCCACCGGTGCGCTGGTACGAGTTGCGCGCCGATCCTCCGGCGAGCCCACCCGCACCGCGTCCGGGCGACGGGGCGGTGTGGGAAGTGGCGAGCATGGTGCGGCTGCCCGGCACGCTGGACCGCGACACCCTGGTGGTGGCCAGCGGGGCTGCCGGGGTGGAGCGCTTGTCAGGGCACCGCTGGGTGGAGCCCTTGCGTGCCAGCATTCCTGCGCGCCTGGTGACCGATCTGGCTGTGTTGCGCGGTGAAGGCCTGGTGTGGCGCGCGCCCGTGCAAAGCGGCGTGAAAGTGGACAAGCGCCTGCGTGTGCAGATCGACACGCTGATCGCCGATGCCGCTCGCCGCTCGCTGCAGGTGAAGGCGCGCTGGTGGCTCAGCGATGAGCGGGGCAGCCCGACCGCGCCCGTGGCGGGCGAGGCGGACTTTCAAGTGCCGCTGGCCGACACCTCGGTGGACGCGCTGGCCGCGGGCCACCGCATGGCGGTCTGGCAACTCGCGCAGCGCATCGCGGGCGGCTGAGCCAGCTCAGCCGAAGGTGGTGTCGCTCTGTGCGTGGGCGTCGCCCATGTAGAGCTTGAGGATGGGGCCTTCGCCATCGTGTTCCCACACGCGGCCGCGGACGTGGAACTGCCGTCCCCCCAGGCGCAGCAGATCGCCCTTGGCGGGCGATACGTTGTGGCCCTGCCAGAAATCGGGGACGGTGACGGGGGTGCGCCGGATCCAGGCCTGGTCTTCGGCGCTGAACACCAGGACGGTGCGCAAGGGAGATGGGGTCATGGGTGAACTCCTGGGCGGCTGGGTCTTCGGGGGCGATGGGCCGCAGCTTAGCGCATGACCCCATCGTTTGATCTGCGTCAAGGGTTGGCCGCTATTTGCAGCTAAAGCCAGGACAATCACGAGCCGATAGTGGGGTTATTTCGTCCACACTTGCCGAGATTGCCATGCGCGTCAATACCCCCGTCACCCAGCGCGAATTCGAGTTCGCAGACAACGCGACCCTGATGTCGACCACCGATGCGCAGAGCTACATCACCTACGCCAACGCGGCATTCGTCGATGTCAGCGGCTTTTCGCTCGAGGAAATCCAGCGCCAGCCGCACAACCTGGTGCGCCACCCCGACATGCCCAAGGAGGCGTTCGCCGACATGTGGGCTACGCTCCAGGGCGGCGAGCCCTGGACCGCCCTGGTGAAGAACCGCCGCAAGAACGGAGACCATTACTGGGTGCGCGCCAACGCCACGCCCGTCATCCGCAATGGCCAGACCGTGGGGCACATGTCGGTGCGCACCAAGGCCACGCGCGAGGAGATTGACGGCGCCGAGCGCTTGTATGCCGACATGCGCGAAGGCCGTGCCACCCACCTGAAGTTGCACAAGGGCCTGCTGCTGCGCACGGGATTGATGGGCATCACCACCGTGTTCAAGACCATGCGCGTGCGCAGCCGCATCCGCCTGGCCCTGGGGCTGCTGCTGGGCGGGCTCTGCGGCGGCTCGTGGGCCATGGGTTTGCAAGGCATGCAATGGTCGTCATTCGCCGGGCTCTCAGCGGTGGGCGTGGGTCTGGCAAGCTGGTTTCTCGAATCGCAACTGGCCCGGCCGCTCGAAGAGATGCGCGAGCAGGCGCTGCGCGTGGCCACGGGTGACACCCAGAAGGTGGCCCATATGGACCGTGTGGATGAGATCGGCATGACGATGCGTTCCATCAGCCAGTTGGGCCTGATGTTTCGCTGGCTGATCGACGACGTGAGCCAACAGGTGCTCACGGTGCAGACCGCCGTGACCGAAATCGCGCAGGGCAACAACGACCTGAGCCAGCGCACCGAACAGGCCGCCTCCAGCCTTCAGCAGACCGCGGCATCGATGGAGCAGATGACGGCCACGGTGCGGCAGAACGCCGAGACTTCCAGCCAGGCCAACCAGCTCTCGGGGTCGGCCAGCGATGCCGCCTCGCGCGGTGGGCAGGCGGTGTCCCAGGTGGTGCACACCATGGGCGAGATCACCGAGAGTTCGCGCAAGATCCAGGACATCATCGGTGTGATCGACGGCATCGCCTTCCAGACCAATATCCTGGCGCTGAATGCCGCGGTGGAAGCGGCACGCGCAGGCGAGCAAGGCCGTGGCTTCGCCGTGGTCGCCGGTGAAGTGCGCAGCCTAGCGCAGCGCAGCGCCCAGGCCGCCAAGGAGATCAAGGAACTGATCGGTGCCAGCGTGGGCAAAGTGGAGGCGGGTAAGCGCCTGGTCGACGATGCCGGCAAGACCATGGACGAGATCGTGCACCAGGTGCGGCGTGTGTCCGACCTCATCAGCGAAATCAGCTCG
The sequence above is a segment of the Hydrogenophaga sp. BPS33 genome. Coding sequences within it:
- a CDS encoding plasmid replication/partition related protein, which gives rise to MQITVNPELKAYIDPLTQDEHDALERSLLSEGCRDALVLWGDVLVDGHNRYGICQKHGLPFETVQNPRFQSLEDVHLWMIDQHLGRRSVSDFQRGVLALRKREIIAERRARLLASTPAPGDLPPEADALPPQDATGSAAPPVPEARPLNSREDIAKAARLSSSQVVMIEKIQKQAMPEVVEALKAGAISLNAAAAVASLPEEEQKAAALAGKEELKLAAKRVRDARKKPPAESAEDTAHGAATAAPDELSTLRTQVSALQAENTALRQQVAALQAQLQEAQVA
- a CDS encoding aldo/keto reductase; amino-acid sequence: MTYRRLGRSNLRVSRLCLGTMMFGGQTPEAEAADIFASAHAQGVNFIDTADVYHKGASEEVVGRLLKGQRDDWVLASKVGSGFGPRPNQSGLSRAWIVQSAENSLRRLQTDRIDIYYLHRDPRDANLEETVGALGDLLRAGKIRYFGLSNFRGWRIAEVVHLCRALGVPLPVVCQPYYNLLNRGPEVEILPACAHYGLGVVPYSPVARGVLTGKYQPGEKPAADSRAGRGDQRLMDTEFREESMRIANALVRHAQARGTKASQLAVAWVLANPLVSSVIAGPRTLAQWEDYLPALDLTISAEDEAMVDAWVAPGHPSTPGYNDPAHPFFGRPIDPSQGKPVP
- a CDS encoding tyrosine-protein phosphatase translates to MTPASHSAPHRLLPSASNFRDLGGHVGADGRRVRRGRVYRSDHLAGLTATDLQTLQGLGLTHRIDFRGTAECAALPCEIAGIVSLPLSIEPTVVQRVLALVDEGTVPTEAQAVALMCDTYRGFVREGAPVYARFFRHFVEHPTPVVFHCTAGKDRTGFGAALLLGALGVAREDIVQDYLLTNQFYQRSPLVQARGPAHVMDVLWSVRPAFLEAAFDAIEQDFGSLERYLQGPMGLGPREQAQLRASLLES
- a CDS encoding FAD-dependent oxidoreductase, whose product is MKNVLIVGAGIAGCSAALALARSGGWRVTVIEKQPQSQFQSSGIFVYSNGLEHFHHIGAMQALVQAGFPIPSGRNVYLHHDGRHIVDVVYPSVGTPPMPAILGVKRAEMHRVLSTQLEALGVPVCLGVTVQALRHEDARASVELSDGSTASFDLVVGADGIRSGVRALLWPDVRPTYSGFGVWRSVHRRPPELVDKIMMMGVGKRLGIMPIADDRLYIFGTIAEPEGSWFDKALWPQTMRERFAEFGGPVRRFLDEVSADTEVLYTAVEEVVMPLPWHQGRVVLIGDAAHACTPFMGQGGALAVQDAVELARLLADDTPIPEALSRFGERRAPMCRFVQEASHRVGSAGAVQDPARHAEAMRAMPAHAQAHVDGFYEELERLSANA
- a CDS encoding AraC family transcriptional regulator — its product is MESPSADLISLVLGTLRTDRAVTARFSLTAPWALRSEGVEGLLVRVCTGTPYWIQVDGQAAVHVQPGDIVMLPQGGPHVVASSPGLDTVPFRTLLQQHMRGAHGDHPLTFEHGAPGGEATELFSLHLWMPQHQGGSLLSWLPPLIVLRAADIATTRSLSLATQALVDETLSQRPGWQLATARMADLLLVHVLREHLHSGPADAQGWLNGVRDKAIGKALMQMHAHPELPWSLASLARVSHQSRTVFSERFLERMGTTPLRYLTSVRMGIARQQFLKGADDVWRVAQSVGYGSEKAFSRAFERWSGSTPSQCIKSRTIGTQMRRPEG
- a CDS encoding ABC transporter substrate-binding protein translates to MIRSTHPLRRTVLGLLMAAGTLLPLVARAQLQEVTYLLPAPATLPAFGPWMVAQAKGYYEQEGLKVNFVTARGGVDVAKQVGAGNAVIGGAIGDTPIIARAQGIPVKAVAVLGAGSLTQLVSHKDEKIESPRELKGKTVTVLAYTDTTYYALLGMLSKVGLTKNDVNIQAAGPGGIWQQFAAKKASAMATVPDWTVSAMDAGAQVDIMPADLYFKSMAQAILASDDTIAKNPQLIQKLVRATLKGMKDIMADPKAATTAYVAHVPAHKGKEASVQKSFELFNQYVYAKQKVPGLMDEARLGELQKFYVSNGIVPKETPLKDLYTNQFVR